The following proteins are encoded in a genomic region of Magallana gigas chromosome 1, xbMagGiga1.1, whole genome shotgun sequence:
- the LOC136272881 gene encoding uncharacterized protein: protein MADFDSGTVDTVDRTSKPLYLKNNDLRGSSDKQITDFDLIDPIKQVIGNDLMCVQLDRNLWRIYLKSPESRLQLLTQGIDINNVSHQFYDTNPYTSGATSTSQKTLKLRICGLPLSVADSAVHELLGKLDVKLTSKILYEKIRHPVTKRMTSILNGTRFMYIEPLPTGKHLPRVNYCGGIQCKLFHYGQPKQNINLLCTNCWKTDHNRSACTNDACCKVCKTPGHSPGDETCSHYQPQKHLTTFCGAQDVLSNFYPCELEIFGVKHKSAEHAFQYIKAVRCGDLDSANAIAKADDALAALRLGKKVKSNDQWVSTKVSVMEEILENKCVQVPVFRDKLVTSKQSTTFVEATYNNEWGSGLDRDGTRNTKPDHWPGKNVLGVLMKKVAKKVRKRKHSDSGKIDRKQKQNKDQPNQRTIVQMLEQLRAMSDSDVSGCNPDTESSGDEQ from the coding sequence GGACTTCGACTCAGGTACGGTTGATACGGTTGACAGAACATCCAAACCGTTATACTTAAAGAATAATGATCTCCGCGGCTCCAGTGATAAACAGATCACTGATTTTGATCTAATAGACCCAATCAAACAGGTAATTGGTAATGATCTTATGTGTGTTCAACTGGACAGAAACCTATGGAGAATTTATCTGAAAAGTCCAGAAAGTAGGCTTCAGCTTCTTACACAGGGTATTGACATCAATAATGTGTCTCACCAGTTCTATGACACCAACCCGTACACTTCTGGCGCTACATCAACATCTCAGAAAACCCTTAAATTACGGATTTGTGGTCTCCCCCTTTCCGTGGCTGATTCCGCCGTACATGAATTACTTGGCAAATTAGACGTTAAATTAACAAGTAAAATTCTATACGAAAAAATCCGCCACCCCGTTACAAAGCGCATGACAAGCATCCTAAACGGGACTAGGTTCATGTACATAGAACCGCTTCCTACAGGAAAGCATCTTCCCAGAGTTAATTACTGCGGCGGTATTCAGTGCAAACTGTTTCACTATGGTCAgccaaaacaaaatatcaatttgcTATGTACAAACTGCTGGAAAACCGATCATAATAGGTCTGCATGTACGAATGATGCTTGTTGTAAGGTGTGTAAGACCCCTGGCCATTCACCCGGAGATGAGACCTGCTCGCATTATCAACCACAAAAACATCTTACCACGTTCTGCGGTGCCCAAGATGTCCTCTCCAACTTCTACCCATGTGAGCTAGAAATTTTTGGTGTAAAACATAAATCGGCAGAACATGCCTTTCAGTATATCAAAGCAGTTCGGTGCGGAGATCTAGATTCAGCTAACGCGATTGCAAAAGCCGATGACGCGCTTGCCGCCCTGCGCTTGGGGAAGAAGGTCAAATCCAATGACCAGTGGGTGTCCACAAAGGTTTCCGTTATGGAGGAGATATTAGAAAACAAGTGTGTTCAAGTACCAGTTTTCCGAGATAAGCTTGTAACTTCTAAGCAATCAACAACATTTGTCGAAGCAACCTATAACAACGAGTGGGGCTCCGGCCTTGACCGTGACGGCACCCGCAATACAAAACCGGATCACTGGCCGGGAAAAAACGTACTTGGCGTACTTATGAAAAAAGTTGCAAAAAAAGTCCGAAAAAGAAAACACAGCGACTCCGGTAAAATTGaccgtaaacaaaaacaaaacaaagatcaACCAAATCAGCGTACCATAGTACAGATGCTGGAACAACTTAGAGCTATGTCGGACAGTGACGTGTCGGGGTGTAATCCGGACACAGAGAGCTCTGGTGATGAACAGTAA
- the LOC136273649 gene encoding uncharacterized protein yields the protein MRVVLVCMLVILVVYGNVWRKCIRNKGRRLECKDTKGNLTCRDISEVMKNVEVLVLRRVYISALDITPVCLPQLKKIIVEKARNMVCKDFKEFEMITSINGQSCLEDTTTAQNETTTSTTLRTTTTSRKKPTRKKTTTSTTTTTAATPTTTSTTTTAATPTTTSANSTEEITWTSMNATAPTTTVSSQRSPLTTREKDLLTAAVFIVIGGLFGFLCLAFAVIMAINKMKRCCRRKHTSIRKIPTPQSLGSLESGSSQTLYLRTLKTE from the exons ATGAGGGTTGTATTAGTTTGTATGTTAGTGATTTTAGTGGTATACGGAAATGTCTGGCGTAAATGCATTAGAAACAAAGGGAGGAGGCTTGAATGTAAGGACACTAAAGGCAACTTGACGTGCAGAGACATTTCCGAGGTGATGAAAAACGTTGAAGTCCTTGTGCTTCGCAGGGTGTACATATCAGCGCTCGACATTACTCCAGTCTGTCTACCCCAACTTAAGAAGATCATCGTGGAAAAAGCAAGAAATATGGTTTGCAAAGACTTTAAGGAATTTGAGATGATCACATCTATCAATGGGCAAAGTTGTTTGGAAGACACG ACTACAGCGCAGAATGAAACGACAACTTCAACCACTCTGAGAACCACCACTACTTCCCGTAAAAAACcgacaagaaaaaaaaccaccacCTCCACCACTACAACGACTGCAGCAACCCCCACCACCACCAGCACTACAACGACGGCAGCAACCCCCACCACTACGAGTGCAAACAGCACCGAGGAAATTACCTGGACTTCAATGA atgctaCAGCACCTACCACCACTGTTTCCTCCCAAAGATCACCACTGACCACTCGAGAAA aggATCTTTTGACTGCTGCTGTGTTTATTGTCATTGGTGGACTTTTCGGATTCCTTTGCCTAGCATTCGCAGTCATTATGGCAATCAACAAAATGAAGAGATGTTGCCGTCGAAAGCATACTAGTATTCGTAAAATCCCAACACCCCAGAGTTTGGGAAGCCTAGAATCAGGATCTAGTCAAACTCTGTACTTGAGAACCCTCAAAACTGAATAG